The region ATATTTGTTGCTTTTGGCGGTAGCCAGTTCAGTTCCAATGATGTACGTATTCGCTTTCTGTATTTTTACCTGATCGTCGGGGAGAGCCTGGGCACTAGTGGCTCCAGCCATGGGATTAATAGCCCAGCCTTTGTCGCCATCAACCACCTGCGTCATCTGCTGGCCCATGACAGAAATGTCTGTCCGGGACGACTGCCCGATAACAGTCGTTACTTTGCCCTTCATGTCCATGCCCATAACGCTCATGCTCTGTTCGAACTGAACTGATTTTACTGCGGCTACTTTGTCGGCACCGCCCAGAGCGGTAATGTTTTTATTGATTATTTCATCGGCCGTTTGGGCAAACGTTAGAGCCGGAATGGCCACGAGAGCCACAAGGGTAATGAGTTGCTTTTTCATGCAAAAAAATTAGTCAGATAGTTCGTAAAGTTACTGAACCTGCCTTGTATAACGTACGGCAAGTAGCAGTTTGGATAAAAAGATTGAAATCCATTTTTGCTCAATCGGTAAGTTTCAAGGCTAATCGGCTTGCAGGGCTGACGGGTGTTACTTACCTTCATTGGCTTAAACTTTAACCACCTATTCTACGATGCTGTCAACGACCCGCGTCAAACTTTCCGTCATGATGTTTCTCCAGTTTTTTGTTTGGGGAGCCTGGTACGGTCAGATGAGTAAATACCTGCTTACACAACTTCATTCAACGGGCGATCAGGTCGGTAATGCCTATGCGGCTTTCTCGCTGGCCATGATCATCGCTCCCTTTTTCGTCGGTATGATTGCCGACCGTTATTTTGCCGCTCAAAAGGTGCTGGGTGTTCTTAATCTGCTGGGTGCGGTCGTTTTGTACTTCATCACCCAAAATACTGACCCTGATAATTTTTTCTACCTCATTCTGGCGTATTGCCTGACGTTTGCGCCAACGCTGGCCCTCACTGCCTCTATTGCGATGCAGCAGATGAGTGTCCCCGAAAAAGAGTTTCCGGGCATTCGGGTGCTGGGTACGGTGGCGTGGATTATCGTGACAAACATCGTTGGTTATTATGGTTTTGGCGATAAGGTGACCATCTTCCAGCTATCCATGTATTCGGCGGTTGTTTTGGGTATTTTTGCCTTCTTTCTACCCAACACACCTCCCAAAGCGACGACATCTACGTCGTTCTCCCAGATTCTTGGACTGGATGCGTTTAAACTGTTTAAAGACCGGTCGTTTGCAATCTTCTTCCTGTCATCGGTATTGATCTGCATCCCGCTTTCGTTCTACTACGCTATGGCTAACCCCTCGCTGACCGATGGCGGTATGCAGAATGTAGAGAATAAAATGTCGCTGGGGCAGGCGTCTGAAGTGATTTTCATGCTGCTGATTCCCCTGGCCTATACGCGGCTTGGTGTTAAGAAAATGCTGATAGTAGGGCTGGTAGCCTGGATTGTCCGGTTTATCTGCTTCGGCTATGGCGACGGCGGCTCCGGCGAATGGATGCTCTATCTGGCTATCGTACTGCACGGCGTTTGCTATGATTTCTTCTTCGTAACGGGCCAGATTTATACGGACAACAAGGCGGGCGAGAAAATCAAATCGTCGGCGCAGGGGCTCATCTCCCTCGCTACCTATGGTATCGGGATGGGTATTGGTTCCAAACTGTCGGGTATCGTGCTCGACATGTATACCCGCCCCGATGGCACTAAAGACTGGCTAGCTGTGTGGCTCGTTCCGGCCGCTATTGCCGCTGCGGTATTGATCATCTTTGTGCTGCTGTTTTCGGATAAGAAGAAAGCCGTTCCTAATGAGGGTCAACTGGTATCGTAATTAAATGAACCGCAAAGTCGCAAAGGTAAGCGCAAGGAACGCAAGGTATACAAAATTTCACCCTTGCGTTCCTTGCGCTTACCTTTGCGACTTTGCGGTTAAACAACTATGCAGCTTATTTCTTACAACATAAACGGTATTCGGGCGGCTATCCGCAACGGTTTGCTTGACTGGCTTGCCCAAAACCAATTCGATATTCTTTGCTTTCAGGAAGTGAAAGCCACCACCGACGTTGTTGACCTGTCCGTATTTGAGCAACTGGGCTATCAATACCACTGGCACGCGGCCGAAAAGAAAGGCTATTCGGGTGTGGCGACCTTTTCGAAAATAGCGCCAACAAACGTAGTACTGGGTTGCGGACTGCCCGTCTATGACTGCGAAGGCCGAATTCTCCGTACCGATTTTGGTGATCTGACCTTGCTGAATTGTTATTTTCCATCGGGTACAACCGGCGAAGTTCGGCAGGGCGTTAAAATGGAGTTTCTGCGTGACTTTTACCAATTTGTTCAGGAACTCCGCAAAGAGCGGCCCAAGGTTATCGTGGTCGGCGACTACAACATTGCGCATAACGCCATTGACATCCATGACCCTGTCCGAAATAAAAATACCACCGGTTTCCTGCCCGAGGAGCGAGCCTGGATGGACAGTTGGTTTGGCAGTGGCATGACGGATGGCTTTCGGTACAAACATCCGACTGATGTAGCGTATAGTTGGTGGAGTTACCGCGCCGGTGCCCGTACCAACAATAAAGGCTGGCGTATCGACTACGCGTCCCTAACCGATAACCTACGCGACCGGATTATTGACTGCGCCATGCTGCCCGACGCCGTTCATGCGGATCACTGTCCGGTGTGTCTGAACCTGGATTTATAAGATTAAACTGATTGTCTTGATTTGAGAAGACAGCCTTAAATAGAAATCAGCTAAATCAATTTAATCACATGAGTCCTGGTTCTGACTACTTTCTCATCTACAAACCCTACCTCATGCTCT is a window of Spirosoma linguale DSM 74 DNA encoding:
- a CDS encoding exodeoxyribonuclease III Xth (KEGG: bba:Bd3524 exodeoxyribonuclease III~TIGRFAM: exodeoxyribonuclease III Xth; exodeoxyribonuclease III~PFAM: Endonuclease/exonuclease/phosphatase) is translated as MQLISYNINGIRAAIRNGLLDWLAQNQFDILCFQEVKATTDVVDLSVFEQLGYQYHWHAAEKKGYSGVATFSKIAPTNVVLGCGLPVYDCEGRILRTDFGDLTLLNCYFPSGTTGEVRQGVKMEFLRDFYQFVQELRKERPKVIVVGDYNIAHNAIDIHDPVRNKNTTGFLPEERAWMDSWFGSGMTDGFRYKHPTDVAYSWWSYRAGARTNNKGWRIDYASLTDNLRDRIIDCAMLPDAVHADHCPVCLNLDL
- a CDS encoding nucleoside:H symporter (PFAM: nucleoside:H symporter; major facilitator superfamily MFS_1~KEGG: cja:CJA_3342 nucleoside-transport system protein); amino-acid sequence: MLSTTRVKLSVMMFLQFFVWGAWYGQMSKYLLTQLHSTGDQVGNAYAAFSLAMIIAPFFVGMIADRYFAAQKVLGVLNLLGAVVLYFITQNTDPDNFFYLILAYCLTFAPTLALTASIAMQQMSVPEKEFPGIRVLGTVAWIIVTNIVGYYGFGDKVTIFQLSMYSAVVLGIFAFFLPNTPPKATTSTSFSQILGLDAFKLFKDRSFAIFFLSSVLICIPLSFYYAMANPSLTDGGMQNVENKMSLGQASEVIFMLLIPLAYTRLGVKKMLIVGLVAWIVRFICFGYGDGGSGEWMLYLAIVLHGVCYDFFFVTGQIYTDNKAGEKIKSSAQGLISLATYGIGMGIGSKLSGIVLDMYTRPDGTKDWLAVWLVPAAIAAAVLIIFVLLFSDKKKAVPNEGQLVS
- a CDS encoding hypothetical protein (KEGG: rso:RSc2294 hypothetical protein) — its product is MKKQLITLVALVAIPALTFAQTADEIINKNITALGGADKVAAVKSVQFEQSMSVMGMDMKGKVTTVIGQSSRTDISVMGQQMTQVVDGDKGWAINPMAGATSAQALPDDQVKIQKANTYIIGTELATAKSNKYPVELVGKEKLNEKDVFNLKVTRPEGVVNYYVDASTYQLAGSKATISVQGQSGEIKSQYGNYKTIEGLTLPSTVELNSPAMPGAITMTLSNVVLNPKVDSTIFAMPK